The following coding sequences are from one Rathayibacter sp. VKM Ac-2760 window:
- a CDS encoding bifunctional UDP-sugar hydrolase/5'-nucleotidase has protein sequence MLSATAVGAVAGAALLGAAPAMAADGQVIDIYTMNDFHGRLEASAAGTVAGSTPGAASLASAYATLKAENPENSILISAGDNIGASTFTSYVQQDTPTIDALGLMGVSASAIGNHEFDQGRADLDDRVIPRAEFEYFSSNLLEKGTTEHAYASSYVQDFNGITVGFIGATTASLPSLVSPAGIATLDVAPVVDSVNAEAARLQDGVDDSADSSIPAAAKNLEADVIVAVVHEGAASADADFTDADTVFGAIVDGIAPVTDAIVSAHTHQAYFETVDVDGKKIPVVQAGQYGNHLGHLELTIDPVTKDVTTAVPTLVDTLTPVQVTNPTNGAVSTSYQPAYAADSTPEGVAVAALVADAVAIADVEGAVPVGSITADIRRGVQSDGSENRGAESTMGNLVADAQLWATQEDLGTQIAFMNPGGVRNDLLFASSGDGDADGQVSYKEAAAVQLFANTLVTETLTGAQITTVLEQQWQVGQSRPELHLGISKDLTYTYDPTAEVGSHITGVFFQGEPIADDETFKIVTNSFLASGGDNFTELANGTGKADSGRVDLTAFTDYIAAFSPVTPDPASRSIGIVDTSAEGAETLSYELSSLDVNNSTVRDDEVQVLVDGVQVATAPIDHTVVDTTDEQGRASVSFSVADLAPGDHELEFALPVTGVSVLSTLTVTEAAGPGTTPTPTPTPEPTETVIPTTPATTAPAVPGASGGPTKHLAATGVDATPAFAAGAALLLLGLGMTVARLRRRTAAK, from the coding sequence ATGCTCTCCGCGACCGCAGTGGGTGCCGTCGCCGGCGCCGCACTGCTCGGCGCCGCCCCCGCGATGGCCGCCGACGGGCAGGTCATCGACATCTACACGATGAACGACTTCCACGGACGTCTCGAGGCCTCCGCCGCGGGCACCGTAGCCGGGAGCACGCCCGGAGCGGCGTCGCTCGCCTCGGCCTACGCGACGCTCAAGGCCGAGAACCCCGAGAACTCGATCCTCATCTCCGCGGGCGACAACATCGGCGCGTCGACCTTCACGTCCTACGTGCAGCAGGACACCCCGACCATCGACGCGCTCGGACTGATGGGTGTGAGCGCCTCGGCGATCGGCAACCACGAGTTCGACCAGGGCCGTGCCGACCTCGACGACCGCGTGATCCCGCGCGCCGAGTTCGAGTACTTCTCCTCGAACCTGCTCGAGAAGGGCACGACCGAGCACGCCTACGCGTCGTCGTACGTGCAGGACTTCAACGGCATCACGGTGGGCTTCATCGGCGCGACGACCGCGAGCCTCCCCTCGCTGGTCTCGCCGGCCGGCATCGCCACGCTCGACGTGGCGCCGGTCGTCGACTCCGTGAACGCGGAAGCGGCGCGGCTCCAGGACGGCGTGGACGACAGCGCCGACTCCTCGATCCCGGCGGCGGCGAAGAACCTCGAGGCCGACGTGATCGTCGCGGTCGTGCACGAGGGCGCCGCTTCGGCGGATGCGGACTTCACTGACGCGGACACCGTCTTCGGTGCGATCGTGGACGGAATCGCGCCGGTGACGGACGCGATCGTCTCCGCGCACACCCACCAGGCCTACTTCGAGACCGTCGACGTCGACGGGAAGAAGATCCCCGTCGTGCAGGCGGGCCAGTACGGCAACCACCTCGGCCACCTCGAGCTGACCATCGACCCGGTGACCAAGGACGTCACGACGGCTGTGCCCACCCTCGTCGACACGCTGACGCCCGTCCAGGTCACCAACCCGACCAACGGGGCCGTCTCCACCAGCTACCAGCCCGCCTACGCCGCCGACTCCACGCCGGAGGGCGTGGCTGTCGCCGCGCTCGTGGCGGACGCTGTGGCCATCGCCGATGTCGAGGGCGCCGTTCCGGTCGGCTCGATCACCGCCGACATCCGCCGTGGTGTTCAGTCCGACGGGTCCGAGAACCGCGGCGCCGAATCGACGATGGGCAACCTCGTCGCCGACGCTCAGCTCTGGGCCACGCAGGAGGACCTCGGAACGCAGATCGCCTTCATGAACCCGGGCGGCGTGCGCAACGATCTGCTCTTCGCGTCGAGCGGAGACGGCGACGCGGACGGGCAGGTCTCCTACAAGGAGGCCGCGGCCGTCCAGCTGTTCGCGAACACGCTCGTCACCGAGACCCTCACCGGCGCGCAGATCACGACGGTCCTCGAGCAGCAGTGGCAGGTCGGCCAGTCCCGTCCGGAGCTCCACCTCGGCATCTCGAAGGACCTGACCTACACCTACGACCCGACCGCCGAGGTCGGCTCGCACATCACCGGCGTCTTCTTCCAGGGCGAGCCGATCGCGGACGACGAGACGTTCAAGATCGTCACGAACTCGTTCCTCGCCTCGGGCGGCGACAACTTCACCGAGCTGGCCAACGGCACGGGCAAGGCCGACTCCGGCCGCGTCGACCTGACCGCCTTCACCGACTACATCGCCGCCTTCTCGCCGGTCACGCCGGACCCGGCCTCGCGCTCGATCGGCATCGTCGACACCAGCGCCGAGGGCGCCGAGACGCTGTCCTACGAGCTCTCCTCGCTCGACGTCAACAACTCGACCGTCCGCGACGACGAGGTGCAGGTGCTCGTCGACGGCGTCCAGGTGGCGACGGCTCCGATCGATCACACGGTCGTCGACACCACGGACGAGCAGGGCCGCGCATCGGTCAGCTTCTCCGTCGCGGACCTCGCGCCCGGTGACCACGAGCTCGAGTTCGCGCTGCCCGTCACGGGCGTGTCGGTGCTCTCGACGCTCACGGTGACCGAGGCCGCGGGCCCGGGCACCACGCCCACGCCCACCCCGACCCCGGAGCCCACCGAGACCGTCATCCCGACGACGCCCGCGACGACGGCTCCCGCCGTGCCGGGTGCCTCGGGCGGACCGACGAAGCACCTCGCCGCGACCGGAGTCGACGCGACTCCGGCCTTCGCGGCCGGTGCCGCGCTGCTGCTGCTCGGACTCGGCATGACCGTGGCGCGCCTGCGCCGCCGCACCGCCGCGAAGTAG
- a CDS encoding LysR family transcriptional regulator yields the protein MDVRRLELLRELSMRRSITAVAEATHRTPSAVSQQLKVLEREAGVPLIERSGRGVVLTAAGRELARSATEIAIALERADAVWQTFKNNPIGEVTIATFPTAGQMLLPDALVALRSVEGLVVHCEDADPGTDEFLDLTADFDIVLAHSPNGRSAWAGHGLAMAELMVEPLDIALPLGHRLADRATVTAADLVGETWIGVPDGFPFERIMQEIETASGEPVRVEQRFASTRVTEAFVAAGLGIAVVPRYTAGTAGIVVKPLRGVNSVRHIVALMRPDRAERLSVRTVVRELRAQAGRLLHSV from the coding sequence ATGGACGTGCGGCGGCTGGAACTGCTCAGAGAGCTGTCGATGCGGCGCTCCATCACCGCGGTGGCGGAGGCGACCCACCGCACCCCCTCGGCCGTCTCGCAGCAGCTCAAGGTGCTCGAGCGCGAGGCGGGCGTGCCCCTGATCGAGCGCTCGGGCCGCGGAGTCGTGCTCACCGCCGCCGGCCGCGAGCTCGCCCGCAGCGCGACCGAGATCGCGATCGCGCTCGAGCGCGCCGACGCCGTCTGGCAGACGTTCAAGAACAACCCGATCGGCGAGGTGACCATCGCGACCTTCCCGACGGCCGGGCAGATGCTCCTCCCCGACGCCCTGGTGGCGCTGCGCAGCGTGGAGGGGCTGGTGGTGCACTGCGAGGACGCCGATCCGGGCACCGACGAGTTCCTCGACCTCACCGCCGACTTCGACATCGTCCTCGCGCACTCGCCGAACGGCCGCAGCGCCTGGGCGGGCCACGGCCTCGCGATGGCGGAGCTGATGGTCGAGCCGCTGGACATCGCCCTGCCGCTCGGCCACCGCCTCGCCGACCGCGCGACCGTGACCGCGGCCGACCTCGTCGGCGAGACCTGGATCGGCGTGCCCGACGGCTTCCCGTTCGAGCGGATCATGCAGGAGATCGAGACCGCGTCCGGCGAGCCGGTGCGGGTGGAGCAGCGCTTCGCCTCGACCCGCGTGACGGAGGCGTTCGTCGCCGCCGGACTCGGCATCGCCGTCGTCCCGCGCTACACCGCGGGTACGGCCGGGATCGTGGTGAAGCCGCTGCGCGGCGTGAACTCGGTCCGGCACATCGTCGCGCTGATGCGGCCGGACCGGGCGGAGCGGCTCTCGGTGCGCACCGTGGTCCGCGAGCTGCGCGCGCAGGCCGGCCGCCTCCTCCACTCCGTGTGA
- the purF gene encoding amidophosphoribosyltransferase, whose product MCGIVGIVSSGPVNQSIYDSLSLLQHRGQDSTGIATADGSTLHIKKAAGQVREAFRTRDMRSLLGTMGLGHVRYATKGNAEREEEAQPFYVNAPYGIILIHNGNLTNTRELTEELFTVDRRHLNTTSDTELLVNVLANELQASISGRDLDADEVFDAVARVHERVEGSYATIALIAGHGLLAFRDPFGIRPLIVGRRFNVNGPDDWVVASESLVLEAQGFEIVRDVAPGEAIFITPDGRMTSRQCAKNPRLIPCSFEYVYLARPDSILSGISVYEARLRLGDRLADTISAYTPGGAIDVVMPIPDSSRPAAMQVAQKLGIPYREGFYKNRYVGRTFIMPGQAVRKKSVRQKLNAMSSEFKGKNVLIVDDSIVRGTTSKEIVDMARTAGANSVTFASAAPPVRYPHVYGINMPSRQELVAHNRKIPEISEAIGADYLIYQEVADMKAAILEGSDVTDLETSCFTGEYVTGTVTPEYLDWVERTQLS is encoded by the coding sequence ATGTGCGGAATCGTTGGAATCGTGTCCTCGGGACCGGTCAACCAGTCCATCTACGACAGCCTCTCGCTCCTGCAGCACCGCGGCCAGGACTCGACCGGCATCGCCACCGCCGACGGCAGCACGCTGCACATCAAGAAGGCGGCGGGGCAGGTCCGTGAGGCGTTCCGCACCCGCGACATGCGCTCGCTGCTCGGCACGATGGGCCTCGGGCACGTCCGCTACGCCACCAAGGGCAACGCGGAGCGCGAGGAGGAGGCGCAGCCGTTCTACGTGAACGCGCCGTACGGCATCATCCTCATCCACAACGGCAACCTGACGAACACGCGCGAGCTCACCGAGGAGCTCTTCACCGTCGATCGCCGCCACCTCAACACCACCTCCGACACCGAGCTGCTGGTCAACGTGCTCGCGAACGAGCTGCAGGCGTCCATCTCGGGCCGCGACCTCGACGCGGACGAGGTGTTCGACGCGGTCGCCCGCGTGCACGAGCGGGTCGAGGGCTCCTACGCCACGATCGCGCTGATCGCCGGCCACGGGCTGCTCGCGTTCCGCGACCCGTTCGGCATCCGCCCGCTGATCGTCGGCCGCCGCTTCAACGTGAACGGGCCGGACGACTGGGTGGTCGCCTCCGAGTCGCTGGTGCTCGAGGCGCAGGGCTTCGAGATCGTCCGCGACGTCGCTCCCGGCGAGGCGATCTTCATCACCCCCGACGGCCGGATGACGAGCCGCCAGTGCGCGAAGAACCCGCGCCTCATCCCGTGCTCGTTCGAGTACGTCTACCTCGCCCGCCCCGACTCGATCCTCTCGGGCATCTCGGTCTACGAGGCCCGGCTGCGCCTCGGCGACCGCCTCGCCGACACCATCTCCGCGTACACGCCGGGCGGCGCGATCGACGTGGTCATGCCGATCCCGGACTCCTCGCGGCCCGCCGCGATGCAGGTCGCGCAGAAGCTGGGCATCCCGTACCGGGAGGGCTTCTACAAGAACCGCTACGTCGGCCGGACGTTCATCATGCCCGGGCAGGCGGTCCGCAAGAAGTCGGTGCGGCAGAAGCTCAATGCGATGTCGAGCGAGTTCAAGGGCAAGAACGTGCTGATCGTCGACGACTCGATCGTGCGCGGCACGACATCGAAGGAGATCGTCGACATGGCCCGCACGGCCGGCGCGAACAGCGTCACCTTCGCCTCCGCCGCGCCGCCGGTGCGCTACCCGCACGTGTACGGGATCAACATGCCGTCGCGGCAGGAGCTCGTCGCGCACAACCGCAAGATCCCGGAGATCTCGGAGGCGATCGGCGCCGACTACCTGATCTATCAGGAGGTCGCCGACATGAAGGCGGCGATCCTGGAGGGCTCGGACGTCACCGACCTCGAGACCAGCTGCTTCACCGGCGAGTACGTCACCGGCACCGTCACCCCCGAGTACCTCGACTGGGTGGAGCGCACCCAGCTGAGCTGA
- the purM gene encoding phosphoribosylformylglycinamidine cyclo-ligase, with amino-acid sequence MSNETSSYARAGVDTAAGDLAVELMKAAVSATHDRQVLGGVGGFAGLYDVSFLKDFRAPLLATSTDGVGTKVALAQAIDKHDTIGQDLVGMVVDDIVVVGARPLFMTDYIACGKVVPARIADIVAGIARACSATGTALVGGETAEHPGLLGPDDYDVAGAAVGAVEADAVRGADRVRDGDLVVAMASSGLHSNGYSLVRHILAEKRIGFTDTSAELGGVVGEVLLEPTRLYTAPLLGVLEDDALGASVHSISHVTGGGIAANLARVLPRGSWVEVDRASWSPSDVFRALAAMSGATLESTEGTWNLGIGMFAVVDADSAPAVIAALEASGVPSWVAGRVTLGERALEGFEQGAKGVDGGAVRLVGSYAG; translated from the coding sequence GTGAGCAACGAGACCAGCAGCTACGCCCGCGCGGGAGTCGACACGGCGGCCGGCGACCTCGCCGTCGAGCTGATGAAGGCGGCGGTGTCCGCCACCCACGACCGCCAGGTGCTCGGGGGAGTGGGCGGGTTCGCCGGCCTCTACGACGTCTCGTTCCTCAAGGACTTCCGGGCGCCGCTGCTCGCGACCTCGACCGACGGCGTCGGCACCAAGGTCGCCCTCGCGCAGGCGATCGACAAGCACGACACCATCGGGCAGGACCTGGTCGGCATGGTCGTCGACGACATCGTCGTGGTCGGCGCCCGCCCGCTCTTCATGACCGACTACATCGCCTGCGGCAAGGTCGTGCCCGCGAGGATCGCCGACATCGTCGCGGGGATCGCCCGCGCCTGCTCGGCGACCGGCACGGCGCTGGTCGGCGGCGAGACCGCGGAGCACCCCGGCCTGCTCGGGCCGGACGACTACGACGTGGCCGGCGCTGCCGTCGGCGCGGTCGAGGCGGACGCGGTGCGCGGCGCCGACCGGGTGCGCGACGGCGACCTGGTGGTGGCGATGGCCTCCTCGGGTCTGCACTCGAACGGCTACTCGCTCGTGCGGCACATCCTCGCCGAGAAGCGGATCGGCTTCACCGACACCTCCGCCGAGCTCGGGGGAGTGGTGGGCGAGGTGCTCCTCGAGCCGACCCGCCTCTACACGGCACCGCTGCTCGGTGTGCTCGAGGACGACGCGCTCGGCGCGAGCGTGCACTCGATCAGCCACGTCACCGGCGGCGGGATCGCGGCGAACCTCGCGCGCGTGCTGCCCCGCGGCTCGTGGGTCGAGGTCGACCGGGCGAGCTGGAGCCCGTCGGACGTGTTCCGCGCGCTCGCCGCGATGTCCGGCGCGACGCTGGAGAGCACCGAGGGCACCTGGAACCTCGGCATCGGCATGTTCGCGGTCGTCGACGCCGACTCCGCCCCCGCGGTGATCGCGGCGCTGGAGGCGTCGGGCGTCCCGTCCTGGGTCGCCGGACGCGTCACGCTCGGCGAGCGCGCGCTCGAGGGCTTCGAGCAGGGCGCCAAGGGCGTCGACGGCGGCGCGGTGCGCCTGGTCGGCTCCTACGCCGGCTGA
- a CDS encoding helix-turn-helix transcriptional regulator — translation MSTPPMQSPVWHSDRRGSDLDEARDFYARGYNGSGFRAERTRVPFAYRYATTGAGPVSLHAASFLGSVRGTVEPAGVYVVLWLNDGRAGLDLGRDENRLVAGMPAMFPSGRPFGFETQEYRDALVHFDAAYLERAAAELHGTQPGPLRFAPLAHALAPWWAAVRILRDTLTARQAPSPLQREAASQVAASAVLQAFAHRVVPLPSAPLSVSSRRLRRAVEFVHANADLPLGVADIADAAGLTVRGVQLAFQRAYAMTPRQYLRGVRLDLAHDELIAGHPGSLVVGDVAAHWGFISGGRFAQHYTQRFGELPSETLRR, via the coding sequence ATGAGCACTCCGCCCATGCAGTCTCCCGTGTGGCACTCGGACAGGCGCGGCAGCGACCTCGACGAGGCGCGCGACTTCTACGCCCGCGGCTACAACGGCTCCGGCTTCCGCGCCGAGCGCACCCGCGTGCCGTTCGCCTACCGCTACGCCACCACGGGCGCGGGTCCCGTGAGCCTGCACGCCGCGTCCTTCCTCGGCTCGGTCCGCGGCACCGTCGAGCCCGCCGGCGTCTACGTGGTCCTCTGGCTGAACGACGGCCGGGCGGGTCTCGACCTCGGTCGCGACGAGAACCGGCTCGTCGCGGGCATGCCGGCGATGTTCCCCTCCGGCCGGCCGTTCGGCTTCGAGACGCAGGAGTACCGCGACGCGCTGGTGCACTTCGACGCCGCCTACCTCGAGCGGGCGGCCGCCGAGCTGCACGGCACCCAGCCCGGCCCCCTCCGCTTCGCCCCCCTCGCCCACGCGCTCGCGCCGTGGTGGGCGGCGGTGCGCATCCTCCGCGACACCCTCACCGCCCGGCAGGCGCCGTCCCCACTGCAGCGCGAAGCCGCCTCGCAGGTCGCCGCGTCGGCCGTGCTCCAGGCCTTCGCGCACCGCGTCGTGCCGCTGCCCTCCGCGCCGCTCTCGGTCAGCTCGCGGCGGCTGCGGCGGGCCGTCGAGTTCGTGCACGCGAACGCCGACCTCCCGCTCGGCGTCGCCGACATCGCCGACGCGGCCGGGCTCACCGTCCGCGGCGTGCAGCTCGCCTTCCAGCGCGCGTACGCGATGACGCCGCGCCAGTACCTGCGCGGGGTGCGGCTCGACCTCGCGCACGACGAGCTGATCGCCGGGCATCCGGGCTCCCTCGTCGTCGGCGACGTCGCGGCGCACTGGGGCTTCATCAGCGGCGGGCGGTTCGCCCAGCACTACACGCAGCGCTTCGGCGAGCTGCCCAGCGAGACGCTGCGGCGCTGA
- a CDS encoding NUDIX hydrolase, with protein sequence MPDPSSEAGSLDASGPASAERVEQLSTRVAYETPWLRVREDEVRWPGGAEGVYSVVERADYALVLPRERDGFWLVEQYRYPIARRTWEFPSGGWPHGSPGGDAEALARAELREETGLRAASLRHLGRLSEADGFVAQSFDLFLAEDLEHGEPEREETEQDMRLRWFPDAEIVAMIRSGAIVGTSDVAALGLYWLDRGLVP encoded by the coding sequence GTGCCTGATCCCTCCTCGGAAGCGGGGTCGCTCGACGCGAGCGGCCCCGCTTCTGCTGAGCGCGTCGAGCAGCTCTCCACTCGCGTCGCCTACGAGACGCCGTGGCTCCGCGTCCGCGAGGACGAGGTCCGCTGGCCCGGCGGCGCCGAGGGCGTCTACTCCGTCGTCGAGCGCGCCGATTACGCGCTCGTCCTGCCGCGCGAGCGCGACGGCTTCTGGCTCGTCGAGCAGTACCGCTACCCGATCGCCCGCCGCACCTGGGAGTTCCCGTCCGGCGGCTGGCCGCACGGCTCGCCCGGCGGCGACGCCGAGGCGCTCGCCAGGGCCGAGCTTCGCGAGGAGACCGGCCTGCGCGCGGCCTCGCTCCGCCACCTCGGCCGGCTGAGCGAGGCCGACGGCTTCGTCGCGCAGTCGTTCGACCTCTTCCTCGCCGAGGACCTCGAGCACGGAGAGCCCGAGCGCGAGGAGACCGAGCAGGACATGCGGCTGCGCTGGTTCCCGGACGCGGAGATCGTCGCGATGATCCGCTCCGGCGCGATCGTCGGCACCTCGGACGTCGCCGCGCTCGGGCTGTACTGGCTGGACCGCGGGCTGGTGCCCTGA
- a CDS encoding DUF3073 domain-containing protein, whose product MGRGRQKAKNTKIARELKSFSPTVDYSALERELSHPDEPDYSKWIDDEDEGDDTDLVEEQHQKRA is encoded by the coding sequence ATGGGGCGCGGCCGTCAGAAGGCAAAGAACACCAAGATCGCTCGGGAGCTGAAGTCGTTCAGCCCAACGGTCGATTACAGTGCGCTCGAGCGCGAGCTCAGCCACCCGGACGAGCCGGACTACTCGAAGTGGATCGACGACGAGGACGAGGGCGACGACACCGATCTCGTCGAGGAGCAGCACCAGAAGCGTGCCTGA
- a CDS encoding FAD-dependent oxidoreductase: MDSALDPRQVVVIGAGQAGLSVAYYLRRLGLRPGVDFAVLDRGPRAGGAWQFRWEALRLGSAHRVHDLPGMDRLGLSFATADRRRPARDVVTEYYDAYERAYELDVRRPEAVRSAADATPGDKGSPLRIETDRAVEHARILVNATGTWGSPFLPYYPGRDRFRGVQLDTTEYVRADDFAGKQVIVVGGGTSAIGFLLELERVARSLTWATRRPVDYRDGEQLALESAVEAVAEQDRAARAGRALPSIVGGTGVQRTRRVVAGIERGVLTERGMFSAIEADGVRWPDGSYTRADAIIWATGFRPELRHLAPLGLREREGGVAVADGASLTDPRVFFAGYGPTASTIGANRSGRRIARAVVARLS; this comes from the coding sequence GTGGACAGTGCGCTCGATCCGCGGCAGGTCGTCGTGATCGGCGCCGGGCAGGCGGGGCTCTCGGTCGCCTACTACCTCCGCCGCCTGGGCCTGCGCCCGGGCGTCGACTTCGCCGTCCTCGACCGGGGTCCGCGCGCCGGCGGGGCCTGGCAGTTCCGCTGGGAGGCGCTCCGGCTCGGCTCCGCGCACCGGGTGCACGACCTGCCGGGGATGGACCGGCTCGGCCTGTCGTTCGCGACCGCCGACCGCCGCCGACCGGCACGGGACGTCGTCACCGAGTACTACGACGCCTACGAGCGCGCCTACGAGCTCGACGTCCGGCGGCCCGAGGCGGTGCGGAGCGCCGCCGATGCGACTCCCGGCGACAAGGGGTCGCCGCTCCGGATCGAGACCGACCGCGCCGTGGAGCACGCGCGGATCCTGGTGAACGCGACGGGCACCTGGGGCTCGCCGTTCCTGCCGTACTACCCGGGCCGCGACCGCTTCCGCGGCGTGCAGCTCGACACGACCGAGTACGTGCGCGCCGACGACTTCGCCGGCAAGCAGGTGATCGTGGTCGGCGGAGGCACCTCGGCGATCGGCTTCCTGCTCGAGCTCGAGCGGGTCGCGCGCTCGCTCACCTGGGCGACGCGCCGACCAGTGGACTACCGGGACGGCGAGCAGCTCGCCCTGGAGTCGGCGGTGGAGGCCGTCGCCGAGCAGGACCGCGCGGCGCGGGCCGGCCGTGCGCTGCCGAGCATCGTCGGCGGCACGGGGGTGCAGCGGACGCGGCGGGTCGTCGCGGGGATCGAGCGCGGCGTGCTCACGGAGCGCGGGATGTTCTCCGCGATCGAGGCCGACGGGGTGCGCTGGCCGGACGGCTCGTACACCCGCGCCGACGCGATCATCTGGGCGACCGGATTCCGCCCGGAGCTGCGGCACCTGGCTCCGCTGGGCCTGCGCGAGCGCGAGGGCGGCGTCGCGGTGGCGGACGGCGCCTCGCTCACCGACCCCCGCGTGTTCTTCGCCGGCTACGGGCCGACCGCGTCGACGATCGGCGCCAACCGCTCGGGCCGCCGCATCGCACGCGCGGTCGTCGCGCGCCTGTCCTGA
- a CDS encoding glycogen debranching N-terminal domain-containing protein, translated as MTTDHDDHPRPPRQPLLNDAVVLLRAPTQLWSDDGGELGALPAHGLYHGDVRVLSGLRLRVGGQPLESIAAGRDGASAARFTALARHLDDHGADPRLRVVRLRRVTAGGLHERIRIESALADAIASTVELALEPDFSLVHVVKAGLRDEAAIDTARTDSSVVWTHAGARAEVRAEGAAISTGAEATLSWDVVVPARGAVEVSWSVAMSDSAAVVGPAPGPAEWDGATVESGDSRLASWCRAALDDLDALRMVTLERPGEPFLAAGAPWFFTLFGRDSIWAARMLLPLGTELAASTLRVLAGLQGTETVAETAEQPGKIMHELRSTTLEIPGEGVSLPPLYFGTVDATALWICLLHDAWRWGLADTEVEALLPALEAALRWLRDEGDSDGDGFLEYVDSTGHGLANQGWKDSGDSIQWADGSLAEGPIALCEVQAYAHEAAVGGAALLEHFGRDGSAWRDYAAALKERFAGAFWIDDADGGHPAIALDAQKRPVDTVTSNIGHLLGTGILRPEHAARVAELLGSPELDSGYGLRTLSSEAGGYWPLSYHGGSVWAHDTAIAVAGLAREGFGAEATALSRGLLAAAEGFGYRMPELHSGDAAAEAPSPVPYPAACRPQAWSAAAAIAVLTAALGLAPGGSALVIAPITPAVAGPIRVDGIRYRGSVVPIDWRGDV; from the coding sequence GTGACGACCGACCACGACGACCACCCGCGTCCGCCCCGGCAGCCCCTCCTGAACGACGCGGTCGTGCTGCTGCGGGCCCCCACCCAGCTCTGGAGCGACGACGGCGGCGAGCTCGGCGCACTCCCGGCGCACGGCCTCTACCACGGCGACGTCCGCGTGCTCTCCGGCCTGCGTCTGCGCGTCGGCGGGCAGCCGCTCGAGTCGATCGCGGCCGGCCGCGACGGCGCCTCCGCCGCCCGGTTCACCGCCCTCGCGCGCCACCTCGACGACCACGGCGCCGATCCGCGCCTGCGCGTCGTCCGCCTCCGCAGGGTCACCGCCGGCGGCCTGCACGAGCGGATCCGGATCGAATCGGCGCTGGCGGACGCGATCGCCAGCACCGTCGAGCTCGCGCTCGAGCCCGACTTCTCGCTCGTGCACGTCGTGAAGGCCGGGCTGCGCGACGAGGCGGCGATCGACACGGCCCGCACGGACTCCTCCGTGGTCTGGACGCACGCGGGCGCCCGCGCCGAGGTGCGCGCAGAGGGCGCCGCGATCAGCACCGGGGCGGAGGCCACGCTCAGCTGGGACGTCGTCGTCCCCGCGCGCGGCGCCGTCGAGGTCTCCTGGAGCGTCGCGATGAGCGACTCCGCGGCCGTCGTCGGCCCGGCGCCCGGCCCGGCCGAGTGGGACGGGGCGACGGTCGAGTCCGGCGACTCGCGGCTCGCCTCCTGGTGCCGCGCCGCTCTCGACGATCTCGACGCCCTGCGGATGGTGACCCTCGAGCGCCCGGGCGAGCCCTTCCTCGCCGCCGGCGCACCCTGGTTCTTCACCCTGTTCGGCCGCGACTCGATCTGGGCCGCGCGGATGCTCCTCCCGCTCGGCACCGAGCTGGCCGCCTCGACCCTGCGGGTCCTGGCGGGCCTCCAGGGCACCGAGACCGTGGCCGAGACGGCCGAGCAGCCCGGCAAGATCATGCACGAGCTGCGCTCGACGACCCTCGAGATCCCCGGCGAAGGCGTCTCACTGCCGCCGCTCTACTTCGGCACCGTCGACGCGACCGCGCTCTGGATCTGCCTGCTGCACGACGCCTGGCGCTGGGGCCTCGCCGACACGGAGGTCGAGGCGCTGCTGCCGGCGCTCGAAGCCGCCCTGCGCTGGCTGCGCGACGAGGGCGACTCCGACGGCGACGGTTTCCTCGAGTACGTCGACAGCACCGGCCACGGCCTGGCGAACCAGGGCTGGAAGGACTCGGGCGACTCGATCCAGTGGGCCGACGGCAGCCTCGCCGAGGGGCCGATCGCGCTCTGCGAGGTGCAGGCCTACGCGCACGAGGCGGCGGTCGGAGGCGCGGCACTGCTGGAGCACTTCGGCCGCGACGGCTCGGCCTGGCGCGACTACGCGGCCGCCCTGAAGGAGCGCTTCGCCGGCGCCTTCTGGATCGACGACGCCGACGGCGGCCACCCCGCGATCGCCCTCGACGCGCAGAAGCGCCCGGTCGACACCGTGACCAGCAACATCGGCCACCTGCTCGGCACCGGGATCCTCCGGCCCGAGCACGCGGCGCGCGTCGCGGAGCTGCTCGGCTCGCCCGAGCTCGACTCCGGCTACGGCCTGCGCACCCTCTCCAGCGAGGCCGGCGGCTACTGGCCGCTCTCGTACCACGGCGGCTCGGTCTGGGCGCACGACACCGCGATCGCGGTGGCGGGGCTCGCCCGCGAGGGGTTCGGGGCGGAGGCGACCGCGCTGTCCCGCGGGCTGCTCGCCGCCGCCGAGGGCTTCGGCTACCGGATGCCCGAGCTGCACTCCGGAGACGCCGCGGCCGAGGCGCCCTCCCCCGTGCCGTACCCCGCCGCCTGCCGACCGCAGGCCTGGTCGGCCGCCGCCGCGATCGCCGTGCTGACCGCGGCGCTCGGCCTCGCGCCGGGCGGCTCCGCACTGGTGATCGCCCCGATCACGCCGGCCGTCGCCGGCCCGATCCGCGTCGACGGGATCCGCTACCGCGGCTCCGTCGTCCCGATCGACTGGCGCGGCGACGTCTGA